A genomic segment from Sphingopyxis sp. DBS4 encodes:
- a CDS encoding TonB-dependent receptor plug domain-containing protein produces the protein MRGTSSKILYGSCAVLGLAAATTPASALAQDAPVAAEDDGAIIVTGSRIKSAGLSSTSPISTLEGEQIQLQRAVTIEDISVKIPQLAGGVNSTSVGSDAFGAQTLDLRNLGQNRTLVLINGTRALPFSFRNAVDVNSIPAPLLKRVDVLTGGAAAVYGADAVAGVVNFIINDDFEGLQANINYRAVAGGGSQKSGHLMGGIKLGDRGSIVGYVEYTDRDPLLAGNRRFARKGAATLPIGGNFTDVASGRTFSYDANGVFTLTPQSTDYTPLFLLAQPLRRFNADAFFKYELFDGVETYGRVMYSKVETQGGTRSGQNPPTTGTAGVNVQISETNPFLDPQARAQLTFVNGFANVNVRRSLGELGPTFAENERDNIQAQIGLRGEITPAISWDAYYQYGRSKESITVKGDGLKASFAGLVNTTDIFGPGGDFTSVLRDFDFGDRKRTQQVASAYIAGDTSDFFGGWAGPVGFTVGYEFRKETGRFAYGSDLGTSFNQGAESAPPIPPFVKVNEVFGELVVPLLSNVPLIQQLNIEGAYRKSWYAKSVGPDRSYDTNKLGINWTVSDDLRLRATRQTVIRDANIGEFANPVFSIPFANLRTVPRLFPRYAGDPCVGATSAATITQCTAQGYRAAYDANNPANLTGGYFFGGNANIAAERGKTYTVGGIFTPSFIPGLSLSVDWYKISIRDAVGQIQPIDAITSCYVTDPRADNPLCAAVTRDPVTGFIKDAFVDDRNLASIKQEGVDVDFKYDFDVPFGLPGDNWSLGYQGSFVTDYTIQRNAVLTPVDCKARYGAPCSSDLVTLVVPDYRHRATFTWDSEPLTVQFGWKRIGSVKDSTAGSVGKIAAFDYFDLNIALRPPIEGLSLTFGIDNIFAKKPPLAVNPGAFNTFPDTYDVLGRTFGFSLTIRR, from the coding sequence ATGAGAGGGACAAGTTCGAAAATACTCTATGGCAGCTGCGCGGTCCTTGGACTGGCGGCGGCCACGACACCGGCCAGTGCTTTGGCGCAGGATGCGCCAGTCGCGGCAGAGGATGACGGTGCGATCATCGTTACCGGATCCAGGATCAAAAGCGCCGGCCTGTCGTCCACCAGCCCGATCAGTACGCTGGAGGGTGAGCAGATCCAACTGCAACGCGCCGTCACCATAGAAGACATTTCGGTCAAGATCCCGCAACTTGCCGGCGGTGTAAATTCGACATCGGTCGGTAGCGACGCCTTTGGTGCCCAGACCTTGGATCTGCGTAATCTCGGGCAGAACCGAACGCTGGTCCTGATCAACGGGACCCGGGCGCTGCCGTTCAGCTTTCGCAACGCCGTCGATGTCAATTCGATACCAGCACCGCTTCTGAAGCGCGTTGACGTACTTACCGGCGGTGCAGCAGCGGTTTACGGCGCCGATGCGGTCGCAGGCGTGGTCAATTTCATCATCAACGACGATTTCGAAGGGCTGCAGGCAAACATCAACTACCGCGCGGTCGCCGGTGGCGGATCGCAGAAGAGCGGCCATCTGATGGGCGGCATTAAGCTGGGCGATCGCGGCAGCATCGTCGGTTATGTGGAATATACCGATCGCGACCCGCTGCTTGCCGGCAACCGCCGTTTTGCGAGAAAGGGCGCGGCCACGTTGCCGATCGGCGGCAATTTTACCGACGTCGCAAGCGGGCGTACGTTTTCCTATGATGCGAATGGCGTTTTCACGCTGACACCGCAATCTACGGATTATACGCCGCTGTTTCTGCTTGCGCAGCCGCTCCGCCGTTTCAACGCCGATGCCTTCTTCAAATATGAGCTGTTTGACGGGGTCGAAACCTACGGCCGGGTCATGTATTCAAAGGTTGAAACGCAAGGCGGCACGCGCTCGGGCCAGAATCCGCCCACGACCGGCACCGCAGGCGTCAATGTCCAGATTTCCGAGACCAATCCCTTCCTCGATCCGCAAGCGCGTGCGCAACTCACGTTCGTGAACGGCTTTGCTAACGTCAATGTCCGCCGTTCGCTGGGCGAACTGGGACCGACATTTGCCGAGAACGAGCGGGATAATATCCAGGCCCAGATTGGATTGCGCGGCGAGATCACGCCGGCCATCAGCTGGGACGCCTATTATCAATATGGCAGGTCCAAGGAGTCGATCACGGTCAAAGGGGACGGCCTGAAGGCGAGTTTCGCGGGTCTCGTGAACACCACCGATATTTTCGGCCCTGGCGGCGATTTCACCAGCGTCCTGCGCGATTTCGACTTTGGTGATCGCAAGCGCACCCAGCAGGTCGCTTCGGCCTATATTGCAGGCGACACGAGCGATTTTTTCGGCGGTTGGGCGGGGCCGGTCGGATTTACCGTCGGCTATGAGTTCCGCAAAGAAACCGGGCGTTTTGCCTATGGCTCCGATCTGGGGACGTCGTTCAATCAGGGCGCCGAATCCGCGCCACCGATCCCGCCGTTCGTCAAGGTCAACGAGGTGTTCGGCGAACTGGTCGTACCGTTGCTGTCCAACGTTCCACTGATCCAGCAACTGAATATCGAAGGTGCCTATCGGAAGTCCTGGTATGCAAAGTCCGTGGGGCCCGATCGCAGCTATGATACCAACAAGCTGGGCATCAACTGGACCGTGAGCGATGATCTGCGCTTGCGGGCCACCCGCCAGACGGTCATTCGCGACGCCAATATCGGCGAGTTTGCCAACCCGGTATTTTCGATCCCCTTCGCAAATCTGCGTACCGTTCCCCGGTTATTCCCGCGTTATGCGGGCGATCCGTGCGTCGGCGCGACGAGTGCCGCGACCATCACGCAATGTACCGCGCAGGGGTATCGCGCGGCCTATGACGCGAACAATCCGGCGAATCTTACCGGTGGTTATTTCTTTGGCGGCAATGCGAATATCGCGGCGGAACGAGGCAAGACCTATACCGTGGGGGGGATATTCACGCCGAGTTTCATCCCCGGCCTCAGCCTCTCTGTTGATTGGTACAAAATCAGCATCCGTGATGCCGTCGGCCAGATCCAGCCGATCGATGCGATCACAAGCTGTTATGTAACCGACCCCCGCGCCGACAACCCATTATGCGCAGCGGTCACGCGCGATCCGGTGACAGGTTTCATCAAGGACGCGTTCGTCGACGACAGGAATCTAGCGTCGATCAAGCAAGAAGGTGTCGACGTCGATTTCAAATATGACTTCGATGTCCCGTTCGGCCTGCCGGGCGACAATTGGAGCCTTGGCTACCAAGGCAGCTTCGTGACCGACTACACGATTCAGCGCAATGCGGTGCTCACACCGGTCGATTGCAAAGCCCGTTATGGCGCGCCATGCTCATCTGATTTGGTGACGCTGGTCGTGCCCGATTACCGTCACAGGGCCACCTTCACCTGGGACAGCGAGCCGCTGACCGTTCAATTCGGCTGGAAACGGATCGGATCGGTCAAAGACAGCACGGCGGGCAGCGTGGGCAAAATCGCTGCGTTCGATTATTTCGATCTGAACATCGCGCTTCGCCCACCGATCGAAGGGCTTTCGCTCACATTCGGCATCGACAATATTTTTGCCAAAAAACCGCCCCTTGCGGTCAATCCGGGAGCCTTCAATACATTCCCCGACACCTATGACGTGCTGGGCAGAACCTTCGGCTTTTCGCTGACCATCCGCAGATAA
- a CDS encoding IS66 family transposase — protein MFRVSEPASSSIDKDARIAELEAALAARDTLIDTLRHQLAQLRRMTFGQSSEKLALQIEQLELALEELEGEAEVADSRTSERAPAERPSPVRALPDHLPRAERRIEPEAGSCTCPDCGGALRPLGDDSDEQLDIAPVQWRVIRTVRPKYSCRACDKIVQAPAPAKAIARGKASFATLAHVVVNKFDHHLPLYRQAEMMAAQGIDIDRSTLAGWAGQAAHLLDPIVSRIREEGLKAAKLHTDDTPVPMLVPGKGRTAQARLWAYVVDGRASGAATPALAWYRFTPDRSGIHPQSELGSFTGLLQADGYAGYDKLYQEGRIQEVACWAHFRRKIFECHQTSPTPLTTDLLDRIAGLYRIEEEVRGQPPDVRRRHRQEQAMPQIDALRGAIDNALRRLSPKSAMARALAYGRKRWDALTRYIGEGIAEIDNNIAERAIRSIAIGRKNWLFAGSKAGGERAAAIYSVIETAKLNGVEPQAYIADVIEKIASGWPASRWDELMPWNWRSEQQQIAQAA, from the coding sequence ATGTTCCGCGTGTCGGAACCAGCCTCTTCCAGCATCGACAAGGACGCCCGGATCGCCGAGCTCGAAGCCGCTTTGGCGGCGCGCGATACGCTGATCGACACCCTCCGCCACCAGCTCGCGCAGCTTCGCCGCATGACCTTCGGCCAGTCCTCGGAGAAGCTCGCGCTCCAGATCGAGCAGCTCGAGCTTGCCCTCGAAGAGCTTGAAGGCGAAGCCGAGGTCGCCGACAGCCGAACGAGTGAGCGGGCACCCGCCGAGCGACCCTCACCGGTGCGCGCATTGCCCGACCATCTGCCGCGCGCCGAACGGCGGATCGAGCCCGAGGCCGGCAGCTGCACCTGCCCCGATTGCGGCGGCGCGCTGCGCCCGCTGGGCGACGACAGCGACGAGCAGCTCGACATTGCACCGGTCCAGTGGCGCGTCATCCGCACCGTGCGGCCCAAGTATAGCTGCCGCGCCTGCGACAAGATCGTCCAGGCACCGGCGCCGGCGAAGGCGATCGCCCGCGGCAAGGCCAGCTTTGCGACGCTCGCCCATGTCGTCGTGAACAAGTTCGATCACCATCTGCCCCTCTATCGCCAGGCAGAGATGATGGCGGCGCAGGGCATCGACATCGATCGTTCGACCCTCGCCGGCTGGGCGGGCCAGGCCGCGCATCTGCTCGATCCCATCGTGAGCCGCATCCGCGAGGAAGGACTGAAGGCCGCCAAGCTCCACACCGACGACACGCCGGTGCCGATGCTCGTGCCCGGCAAGGGCCGCACCGCGCAGGCGCGGCTCTGGGCCTATGTCGTCGATGGTCGCGCATCGGGCGCCGCAACCCCGGCGCTCGCCTGGTATCGGTTCACCCCCGATCGCAGCGGCATCCATCCGCAGAGCGAGCTGGGGTCATTCACCGGCCTTCTCCAGGCAGACGGCTATGCCGGATATGACAAGCTCTACCAGGAGGGCCGCATCCAAGAGGTCGCCTGCTGGGCGCACTTCCGCCGCAAGATCTTCGAGTGCCACCAGACGAGCCCGACCCCGCTCACCACGGACCTGCTTGACCGTATCGCCGGGCTTTACCGGATCGAAGAGGAGGTCCGCGGTCAGCCGCCCGATGTCCGGCGCCGACACCGGCAAGAGCAAGCAATGCCACAGATCGACGCGCTTCGCGGCGCGATCGACAACGCCCTGCGCCGCCTGTCGCCCAAGTCGGCGATGGCGAGGGCGCTCGCCTATGGCCGCAAGCGCTGGGATGCGCTGACCCGCTACATCGGCGAGGGCATCGCGGAGATCGACAACAATATCGCCGAGCGCGCGATCCGGTCCATTGCCATCGGCCGCAAGAACTGGCTGTTCGCCGGGTCGAAGGCTGGCGGCGAACGCGCCGCCGCCATTTACTCCGTCATCGAGACCGCCAAGCTCAACGGGGTCGAGCCGCAGGCCTATATCGCCGACGTCATTGAGAAGATCGCCTCAGGCTGGCCCGCCTCCCGCTGGGACGAGCTCATGCCGTGGAACTGGCGGTCCGAGCAGCAGCAGATCGCCCAGGCCGCGTAG
- a CDS encoding VOC family protein, with translation MGIRKALIAALVATAGIALPAAAQPQAVDAKRFGVYVLVADVDRSVAFYELLFMKDPQVRTPALVGFDVAGGLFGIVDRATFAPGTPAGGSVRPYIRVVDINAAFAHVNTLAPGRIEDGRVTTEGPFSFFRFTDPDGNTLEFFSLTVPR, from the coding sequence ATGGGCATTCGCAAGGCATTGATTGCCGCACTCGTCGCTACAGCTGGAATTGCATTACCCGCAGCCGCGCAGCCGCAAGCCGTTGATGCAAAACGCTTCGGAGTTTATGTGCTCGTCGCCGACGTTGATCGATCAGTTGCCTTCTACGAGCTCTTGTTCATGAAAGACCCGCAGGTGCGGACGCCCGCGCTTGTCGGGTTCGACGTTGCGGGTGGATTGTTCGGCATTGTGGATCGTGCCACCTTCGCTCCGGGAACGCCAGCGGGCGGTAGTGTGCGGCCATATATCCGCGTAGTCGACATAAATGCGGCGTTTGCGCACGTTAACACGTTGGCTCCAGGACGGATTGAAGATGGCCGGGTAACCACGGAAGGGCCGTTCAGCTTTTTCAGGTTTACTGACCCGGATGGAAATACACTGGAGTTTTTTTCGCTCACCGTCCCTCGGTAG
- the tnpB gene encoding IS66 family insertion sequence element accessory protein TnpB (TnpB, as the term is used for proteins encoded by IS66 family insertion elements, is considered an accessory protein, since TnpC, encoded by a neighboring gene, is a DDE family transposase.) — protein MIPLPPTTRIYLACGATDMRKGFDGLAVLVQQVLEKSPHSGALFAFRGKRGDLVKLLWYDGQGLCLFSKRMDRGRFVWPITKAGKVSLTAAQLSMLLEGIDWRRPERTAAPLLAG, from the coding sequence ATGATCCCGTTACCGCCGACGACACGGATATATCTGGCCTGCGGCGCCACCGATATGCGCAAGGGGTTCGACGGCCTCGCGGTGCTAGTGCAGCAGGTGCTGGAGAAGAGTCCGCACTCGGGCGCGCTGTTCGCGTTCCGCGGCAAGCGCGGCGATCTGGTCAAGCTGCTCTGGTATGATGGCCAGGGCCTGTGCCTCTTCTCGAAGCGCATGGACCGTGGCCGGTTCGTCTGGCCGATCACCAAGGCGGGCAAGGTCAGCCTCACCGCGGCGCAGCTTTCGATGCTGCTCGAAGGCATTGACTGGCGGCGTCCCGAACGCACCGCGGCGCCCTTGCTCGCAGGGTAA
- a CDS encoding YafY family protein, which produces MLTAWCQHGTINVTTMRRAPRLFEIIQVLRRAHGPVSAEAIARELEVSKRTIYRDVAALAARNVPITGEAGIGYVLGRGFDMPPLMLTENEIDAFVLGAHWVASRGEPELAAAALSLLAKIETVVPEHLRAFVLDPTTSVAPVAVGPETASANALRAAIRSRRKLSIVYRGNDGHTTQRVVWPVLLGYRDAGRILAAWCELRQAFRYFRTDRLLVTEVMGERVPERISELRKKWKAAMDVERSRYLNPKYLI; this is translated from the coding sequence ATGCTGACAGCATGGTGTCAGCATGGTACGATCAATGTAACCACTATGAGACGCGCGCCTCGCCTATTCGAAATTATACAGGTTCTGCGCCGCGCGCATGGCCCTGTTTCGGCCGAGGCTATCGCTCGCGAATTGGAAGTCTCGAAACGCACGATCTATCGCGATGTGGCGGCTCTTGCTGCCCGAAATGTTCCGATTACGGGTGAGGCCGGGATCGGATATGTGCTCGGACGGGGTTTCGACATGCCGCCGCTAATGCTGACCGAAAACGAGATCGATGCCTTCGTCCTTGGCGCCCACTGGGTTGCCAGTCGCGGCGAGCCAGAGTTGGCCGCTGCTGCCCTAAGTCTGCTGGCGAAGATCGAGACGGTTGTTCCGGAACATCTGCGCGCTTTTGTGCTCGATCCCACCACAAGTGTGGCCCCGGTGGCGGTTGGCCCGGAAACCGCGAGCGCAAATGCGTTACGCGCTGCAATCCGCTCGCGGCGAAAACTGAGCATCGTTTATCGGGGCAACGATGGTCATACGACGCAACGCGTGGTGTGGCCTGTTCTCCTCGGTTACCGGGACGCTGGGCGTATTCTGGCGGCCTGGTGCGAGCTGCGGCAGGCTTTTCGCTACTTTCGGACCGACCGCCTTCTGGTCACCGAAGTGATGGGTGAACGGGTACCAGAGCGAATTTCTGAGCTCCGCAAAAAATGGAAAGCGGCAATGGACGTTGAACGCTCGCGCTATTTAAACCCTAAGTACCTGATCTGA
- a CDS encoding alpha/beta hydrolase yields MRKISLLLAFIFGTLGLVGGSVATRKPQTASAQPSAPANHQKKDHRWISGVWQPPAGLKQIPIWPQGAPDMEGVPRRSERIEIAQTPDALEGRTSEAAWDVTSPTMTIFPPKGGNTGAAIIVFPGGGFKAVVVTKQGTEICGWIASKGITCILSKYRVPKSNHHWDSECKCAVTPKVLRALQDAQRTIRLVRAKAKELAIDPKRIGVMGFSAGGYLVAQTSNIFQPVYKPIDAIDNISSRPDFAIAFYPGHLCRSDATLDPGIRVTKNTPPTFLLQAWDDPVDDICNSTLYARALDGAGVPTEVHLFAKGGHAFGLRKSEHPVVAAWPPLVENWLAEIGAIER; encoded by the coding sequence GTGCGCAAAATCTCGTTGTTGCTTGCATTCATCTTTGGCACATTGGGTCTGGTAGGTGGTTCCGTCGCGACGAGGAAGCCACAAACCGCGTCGGCTCAGCCGAGCGCCCCAGCAAACCACCAAAAGAAGGATCATCGATGGATCTCCGGCGTTTGGCAGCCCCCGGCGGGTCTTAAGCAAATCCCGATCTGGCCACAGGGCGCGCCCGATATGGAAGGCGTACCGCGTCGATCCGAAAGGATCGAAATCGCCCAAACGCCAGACGCGCTCGAGGGAAGAACTTCCGAGGCGGCTTGGGACGTTACCTCGCCGACGATGACTATTTTTCCGCCGAAGGGAGGGAACACCGGTGCCGCGATCATTGTGTTTCCGGGTGGCGGGTTCAAGGCCGTCGTCGTCACCAAGCAAGGCACGGAGATATGTGGTTGGATAGCTTCGAAAGGTATTACCTGCATCTTGTCCAAATATCGCGTCCCTAAAAGCAATCATCACTGGGATAGCGAATGCAAATGTGCCGTGACACCTAAGGTTCTCCGCGCGCTTCAGGACGCCCAAAGGACGATCCGGCTGGTACGGGCGAAGGCAAAGGAGTTAGCTATCGATCCGAAAAGAATTGGTGTTATGGGCTTCTCGGCGGGCGGCTATCTTGTCGCGCAAACCAGCAATATTTTCCAACCGGTCTACAAACCTATCGATGCGATCGACAACATAAGCAGCCGTCCCGACTTCGCCATTGCATTTTATCCCGGTCATCTGTGTCGCTCGGACGCCACGCTGGATCCCGGGATACGGGTAACGAAGAATACGCCGCCGACCTTCCTTCTCCAAGCTTGGGACGATCCGGTCGACGATATCTGCAATAGCACGCTCTATGCCCGTGCTCTGGACGGCGCAGGCGTGCCAACGGAAGTCCACCTATTCGCCAAGGGTGGACATGCCTTCGGTTTGCGGAAATCGGAGCACCCGGTCGTTGCAGCGTGGCCGCCACTTGTCGAGAATTGGCTCGCAGAAATCGGCGCAATAGAGCGCTGA
- a CDS encoding transposase has translation MSEDIGASGASALVTGHMSDRMSGRIAVVGGRRRWSVDQKLAILREAFGPDGSVSATCQRHAVGSGLLYTWRRQALAGDLTGAKRTPAPSFAEVEVSVPAPATAGSGQIGIELPSGVRLTVDAAVDADALARVMSVLAR, from the coding sequence ATGAGCGAGGATATCGGAGCGTCGGGAGCGAGTGCTCTTGTGACCGGTCATATGAGTGATCGTATGAGCGGTCGGATTGCGGTCGTGGGCGGGCGTCGCCGTTGGTCGGTAGATCAGAAGCTGGCGATCCTGCGCGAAGCGTTCGGGCCCGACGGCTCGGTCTCGGCGACGTGCCAGCGGCACGCGGTCGGCAGCGGGCTGCTCTATACGTGGCGCCGACAGGCCCTGGCTGGCGATCTGACGGGAGCGAAGCGCACGCCGGCACCCTCGTTCGCCGAGGTGGAGGTGTCCGTTCCGGCCCCGGCGACGGCAGGCAGCGGCCAGATCGGGATCGAGCTGCCGTCAGGCGTGCGGCTCACCGTCGACGCGGCGGTCGATGCCGATGCGCTGGCACGGGTGATGTCCGTCCTTGCCCGATGA
- a CDS encoding helix-turn-helix domain-containing protein produces the protein MSKIGHTAMTAADGVEQAFRMLEGRWKLVILFHLFGGPLRRFSDLERAIPGISQKMLIQQLRQMESDGIVRRIVHHQVPPKVEYGVTEWGQALCPALDAMLSWAEARSGHAEE, from the coding sequence ATGAGTAAGATAGGGCATACGGCGATGACAGCCGCCGATGGTGTCGAACAGGCGTTCCGGATGCTGGAAGGGCGCTGGAAGCTGGTAATCCTGTTTCATCTGTTCGGTGGTCCTCTGAGGCGCTTTTCGGACCTCGAACGGGCAATTCCCGGCATATCGCAAAAGATGCTGATCCAGCAGTTGCGCCAGATGGAAAGCGACGGCATCGTGCGCCGGATCGTGCACCATCAGGTGCCGCCCAAGGTCGAATATGGCGTGACCGAATGGGGACAGGCATTATGTCCCGCGCTCGACGCCATGCTAAGCTGGGCCGAGGCTCGGTCGGGCCACGCGGAGGAGTGA
- a CDS encoding homogentisate 1,2-dioxygenase: MKLGIFLAAGLFALEANAGAAAAPAKPVQACPANPVLPPELSDWSRAAASKTIYAYGEPREASWPSLGAARTRLELHRFESLRYASPPERKPDPFKYGGMVPIEIKTPGRLVVALGAGAWIDLVRDGAFVKSVAHGHGPDCSGIRKMVEFDVEPGRYLLQISSAPAASIDAMAILRD; this comes from the coding sequence ATGAAACTCGGAATATTCCTTGCCGCCGGTCTTTTTGCCCTTGAGGCGAATGCGGGCGCTGCCGCCGCGCCGGCCAAACCGGTACAGGCCTGTCCCGCAAACCCGGTGCTCCCGCCCGAGCTTTCCGACTGGTCGCGCGCGGCGGCGAGCAAGACCATCTATGCCTATGGCGAACCGCGTGAGGCGAGTTGGCCGTCGCTCGGCGCGGCGCGGACGAGGCTGGAACTGCACAGGTTCGAGAGTCTGCGCTATGCCTCCCCCCCGGAACGCAAGCCCGACCCCTTCAAATATGGCGGCATGGTGCCGATCGAGATCAAGACGCCCGGGCGGCTGGTCGTCGCGCTCGGCGCGGGGGCGTGGATCGACCTCGTCCGCGACGGGGCTTTCGTGAAATCGGTCGCGCACGGCCACGGCCCGGACTGTTCGGGCATCCGCAAGATGGTCGAGTTCGACGTCGAACCGGGCCGCTATCTGCTTCAGATTTCGAGCGCGCCCGCCGCCTCGATCGACGCGATGGCGATCCTGCGCGATTGA